A part of Vibrio sp. B1FLJ16 genomic DNA contains:
- a CDS encoding TIGR02647 family protein, with the protein MKYSAEHMAELNLLLQFDLSSAATGIKVHKDASEEAQAAVARLYAKKLCTQPDGGYLTDEGIEVAEHADKILRVLATN; encoded by the coding sequence ATGAAATATTCAGCTGAACACATGGCCGAACTGAATCTACTTCTTCAATTCGATTTAAGCAGTGCAGCTACTGGCATTAAAGTTCACAAAGATGCCTCAGAAGAAGCACAAGCTGCTGTCGCTCGCCTCTATGCGAAGAAGCTCTGCACGCAACCTGATGGCGGCTATCTGACGGATGAGGGTATCGAAGTCGCTGAACATGCAGATAAAATCTTACGCGTTCTTGCCACCAATTGA